A window of the Arachis duranensis cultivar V14167 chromosome 5, aradu.V14167.gnm2.J7QH, whole genome shotgun sequence genome harbors these coding sequences:
- the LOC107490979 gene encoding uncharacterized protein LOC107490979: MAFQSHNLCKNLCLIGAASPAENVLSPPAETDRGCYLRGPLLIVPPLLAVGRRCFSLLTVRRFCFSAPRRFWLSPLLFTVTVSSLSLTLSELTLSSPFISRHLSGFFRQIRETNYLRSKFLGRVDYGRDVSLPPANICNLKIKPRYADPIHTKFVMYAASNGHHLRSDDGLAQEPFLLTLIKETLWGLKSLFVFLVEQPSQLKYIEWPSFSSTLRTATLTLVLVALLIVALSTVDSALCYVLALFLRKAP, encoded by the exons ATGGCATTCCAGTCGCATAACCTCTGTAAGAACCTCTGTCTTATAGGAGCTGCTTCTCCAGCTGAA AACGTGCTGTCGCCGCCGGCGGAGACAGACCGTGGGTGCTATCTGCGTGGCCCTCTTCTCATCGTTCCTCCTCTCCTCGCCGTGGGTCGTCGCTGCTTCTCCCTTCTCACCGTGCGTCGTTTCTGCTTCTCTGCTCCTCGCCGTTTTTGGCTGTCGCCCCTTCTTTTCACTGTCACCGTTAGCTCACTCAGTCTCACACTCTCCGAACTCACTCTGTCATCGCCGTTCATCTCTCGCCATCTCTCCG GTTTCTTTCGTCaaattagagaaactaattatCTTAGATCAAAGTTTTTGGGGAGAGTTGATTATGGCAGAGATGTTTCTCTTCCACCAGCAAAT ATTTGTAATTTGAAGATTAAACCAAGATATGCAGACCCCATTCATACCAAATTTGTGATGTATGCGGCGAGTAATGGTCATCATCTACGTTCTGATGATGGTTTGGCTCAGGAACCCTTTCTGCTAACATTGATCAAGGAAACCTTATG GGGGCTAAAatctttgtttgtatttttggtTGAGCAACCTAGCCAACTAAAGTACATAGAGTGGCCAAGCTTTAGTTCTACG CTGAGGACTGCAACTCTGACGCTTGTTCTTGTTGCGCTACTTATTGTCGCCTTATCAACCGTTGATTCGGCTCTCTGCTATGTTTTGGCTTTGTTTCTCCGTAAAGCCCCATAA
- the LOC107491417 gene encoding protein FAR1-RELATED SEQUENCE 5, translating into MVDSIEESSHNQIGNVSAEEMDELLVDSDGNDVENLLLNSTGSIGRVNFIGLSVDAAKKYVFSDLDVAYAFYNAFGRVNGFSIRKFKVGRSEIDKRILWQTFVCSRQGYRIFRGVDETNRKRAPKPETRCGCVAQIRVHIDVGRDWWYTTLFQNEHNHELVPPTLSRLLRSQRRMTDQEIQRMNDMRDAGISTTQIYMQFSEQSGGFENVRFRRKDMYNQIEKQRQLMESDVTETLKYLKKRKKLDPKFYWSYEVDNNGVFRHLIWMDGKSRVDFEVFGDVMAFDATYKKNKYKFPLVVFSGVNHHLQTIVFGSAIVADEGEGTYIWLLQRFVEAMNGKRPNAVITDGAKAMKLAIEKVFPDAHHRLCGWHLLRNATSNVSNPKFTQQFRKCMLGDYEIDEFEERWASMVNSFGVKNMEWVETTYGIKDMWATAHMRGKFFAGLRTTSRCEALHSQVARFVKSGYSIKEFLHHFRRWMGLLRNNKAEADYYTSYGFPIMQTQVQALERSGASVYTREVFYLFRSLLLKASSVIIVDWRETLCSVNYDVRKYCELTRKWVVSYWPGSSEFRCSCQRMESFGIPCVHIIRLLIYLQITELPESLILKRWTMKAKEAHIRLEQQGSLVGDGSYESRIAAMNDELEGLPFAACGDLSDFKDVMEWVRNKKAELFAKHKKNREGSSKSAGEKFKTWTVATSKEPGDKKKKRRIRCSRCNGIGHNRRNCRRGDEHNQMESGDEGGSEDDDDWSSQTSEEEIDEMDFDVTIANQKGKYH; encoded by the exons ATGGTTGATTCGATCGAAGAGTCATCGCATAATCAAATAGGGAATGTTTCAGCTGAG GAAATGGACGAATTATTAGTTGATAGTGATGGCAATGATGTTGAAAACCTATTACTGAATAGTACAGGAAGTATCGGTCGGGTTAATTTCATAGGTTTGAGCGTTGATGCTGCTAAGAAGTATGTATTTTCAGACCTTGATGTTGCGTATGCTTTTTACAATGCATTTGGGAGGGTCAATGGATTTTCAATTAGGAAGTTCAAGGTTGGGCGAAGTGAGATTGATAAGCGCATACTCTGGCAAACATTTGTGTGTTCGAGACAGGGATATCGTATTTTCAGAGGGGTTGATGAAACAAATAGGAAGAGAGCTCCAAAGCCAGAGACTAGGTGTGGGTGTGTAGCACAAATACGAGTTCACATAGATGTTGGTAGGGACTGGTGGTATACAACATTATTTCAAAATGAACATAATCATGAGTTAGTACCGCCAACTTTGAGCCGGCTGTTGAGATCGCAACGGAGAATGACtgatcaagaaattcaaagaatGAACGACATGAGAGATGCTGGAATTTCCACAACCCAAATCTATATGCAATTTTCCGAGCAATCTGGTGGTTTTGAAAATGTTAGATTTCGAAGAAAAGACATGTACAAccaaatagaaaagcaaaggcAATTGATGGAAAGTGATGTGACCGAAACGTTGAAGTACCTAAAGAAGCGGAAGAAATTAGATCCAAAGTTTTACTGGAGCTACGAGGTGGATAATAATGGTGTGTTTCGGCACCTAATCTGGATGGACGGGAAGAGCCGTGTTGACTTTGAAGTATTTGGTGATGTTATGGCCTTTGATGCAACTTACAAGAAAAACAAGTACAAGTTTCCATTGGTAGTTTTTTCAGGAGTGAACCATCACCTTCAAACAATAGTTTTTGGCAGTGCAATTGTAGCTGATGAAGGAGAAGGAACTTACATATGGCTGTTACAGAGATTCGTGGAAGCAATGAATGGAAAACGACCAAATGCTGTGATAACTGATGGTGCCAAGGCTATGAAGCTTGCAATTGAAAAGGTCTTTCCAGATGCACATCATAGGTTGTGCGGATGGCATTTGTTAAGAAATGCCACATCCAATGTCTCCAACCCCAAGTTTACCCAACAATTCAGGAAATGCATGCTTGGCGATTatgagattgatgagtttgaggAGAGGTGGGCGTCAATGGTGAATAGTTTTGGGGTTAAGAACATGGAGTGGGTTGAGACCACTTATGGGATTAAAGATATGTGGGCTACAGCACATATGAGAGGCAAATTCTTTGCCGGGTTGAGAACTACATCGAGGTGTGAGGCACTACATTCGCAAGTTGCTAGGTTTGTAAAATCTGGCTATAGCATTAAGGAATTCCTCCATCACTTCCGCCGGTGGATGGGTTTGTTGCGGAATAATAAGGCTGAGGCTGACTATTACACCTCATACGGGTTTCCGATAATGCAAACACAGGTGCAAGCATTGGAGCGATCAGGAGCAAGTGTTTATACAAGGGAGGTGTTCTACTTGTTTCGATCATTATTGTTGAAAGCGTCAAGTGTGATAATAGTTGATTGGCGAGAGACTTTATGTAGTGTGAACTATGATGTACGAAAATATTGTGAGTTAACAAGAAAATGGGTTGTATCTTATTGGCCTGGTAGCAGTGAGTTTAGGTGTTCATGTCAACGAATGGAATCATTTGGCATTCCATGTGTTCATATCATTCGTCTGTTGATATATCTTCAAATTACAGAGTTACCTGAGTCACTGATATTGAAGCGGTGGACCATGAAAGCAAAAGAGGCTCATATAAGGTTGGAGCAGCAGGGATCGTTAGTTGGAGATGGAAGTTATGAGAGTAGGATTGCTGCTATGAATGATGAGCTGGAGGGCTTGCCATTTGCTGCTTGCGGAGATTTAAGTGATTTTAAGGATGTTATGGAGTGGGTCAGAAACAAAAAGGCTGAATTATTTGCCaaacataaaaagaatagaGAGGGAAGTTCTAAAAGTGCGGGTGAGAAATTCAAAACATGGACGGTTGCTACTTCAAAAGAACCTGgggacaaaaagaaaaagcgaAGGATCCGGTGCAGCAGATGTAACGGTATAGGACACAATCGGCGAAATTGTCGCCGTGGAGATGAACATAATCAAATGGAAAGTGGAGATGAAGGAGGTTCCGAAGATGATGACGATTGGTCTAGTCAAACCAGTGAGGAGGAGATCGATGAAATG GATTTTGATGTGACCATTGCTAATCAGAAAGGCAAATATCATTAG